The Setaria italica strain Yugu1 chromosome IX, Setaria_italica_v2.0, whole genome shotgun sequence genome has a window encoding:
- the LOC101774705 gene encoding endoplasmic reticulum oxidoreductin-1, with product MTTKPAPAANGAAAGADEATRRRGGRLWYAVAGALLVALLAVAVSSRSFPGIPSSSQGGCGCPAARKYTGMVEDCCCEYETVDSINEEVLHPILQELVKLPFFRYFKVKLWCDCPFWPDDGMCQLRDCTVCECPDNEFPEPFKKPYSGLSPDNMICQEGKPQAAVDKTLDSKVFKGWVETDNPWTSDDETDFNEMTYVNLQLNPERYTGYTGDSARRIWDSIYKENCPKYPSEELCHEKKALYKLISGLHSSISVHIAYDYLVDKSTNSWGQNLPLLYDRVLKYPERVQNLYFTYLFVLRAVTKAADYLEQAEYNTGNPEDDLKTQSLVKQLLYHPKLRSACPKPFDEAKLWQGENGPELKQEIQKQFRNISAIMDCVGCEKCRLWGKLQVLGLGTALKILFSVDGDNHLNQPLQLQRNEVIALFNLLNRLSESVKFVHEKGSSIEEVIKEQRPPTVQKGASKPNLKLDFL from the exons ATGACTACGAAGCCCGCCCCCGCGGCgaacggcgccgcggccggcgccgacgaggccacgcgccgacggggcggccggttGTGGTATGCGGTCGCGGGTGCCCTCCTCGTGGCGCTTCTCGCCGTGGCCGTGAGCTCCCGCAGCTTCCCGGGCATCCCCTCCTCATCGCAAGGAGGATGCGGCTGCCCT GCTGCGAGGAAGTACACGGGGATGGTGGAGGACTGCTGCTGCGAATATGAGACAGTGGACTCCATCAATGAGGAGGTCCTGCATCCGATCCTGCAGGAACTCGTCAAGTTGCCCTTCTTCAGGTACTTCAAG GTTAAATTGTGGTGTGACTGCCCTTTTTGGCCTGATGATGGAATGTGCCAGCTTAGAGATTGTACTGTCTGTGAATGCCCAGATAATGAGTTCCCTGAACCATTCAAGAAGCCTTACAGTGGACTTTCTCCAGATAATATGATATGTCAAGAAGGAAAACCACAGGCTGCTGTTGATAAAACCCTGGACAGCAAGGTTTTCAAAGGATGGGTCGAAACTGACAATCCATGGACATCTGATGACGAGACTGATTTTA ATGAGATGACTTATGTGAATCTTCAACTGAATCCTGAACGTTACACTGGCTATACTGGTGATTCAGCTAGAAGGATATGGGACTCTATTTACAAAGAAAACTGTCCAAAAT atcCCTCAGAAGAACTGTGCCATGAGAAGAAGGCATTGTACAAGCTTATTTCAGGGTTGCACTCCTCAATTTCAGTGCATATTGCTTACGATTATCTTGTTGATAAATCTACTAACTCG TGGGGACAAAATCTTCCTTTGCTATATGACCGTGTCCTGAAGTACCCGGAGCGTGTCCAAAATCTGTACTTCACCTACCTGTTTGTTCTTCGAGCGGTGACAAAG GCAGCAGATTATCTTGAGCAGGCTGAGTACAATACTGGCAATCCTGAAGACGACTTGAAAACACAATCTCTTGTGAAGCAGTTGCTTTACCATCCCAAGTTAAGATCTGCATGTCCAAAACCTTTTGATGAAGCAAAACTCTGGCAAGGCGAGAATGGTCCTGAGCTGAAGCAAGAGATTCAGAAGCAATTTAGAAACATTAG TGCAATTATGGACTGTGTTGGCTGCGAGAAATGCCGACTCTGGGGAAAGCTCCAAGTTCTTGGTCTCGGAACTGCACTGAAAATTCTTTTCTCCGTTGATGGAGACAACCATTTGAATCAGCCA TTGCAGCTGCAGAGAAATGAGGTCATTGCATTGTTCAATCTTCTGAATAGGCTGTCAGAATCTGTGAAGTTTGTACATGAAAAAGGATCATCAATTGAAGAAGTGATTAAGGAGCAGAGGCCTCCAACTGTTCAAAAGGGTGCTTCCAAGCCGAATCTTAAACTG GACTTCCTCTGA
- the LOC101775381 gene encoding GRF1-interacting factor 1, producing the protein MQQQQHLMQMNQSMIGGYASPTAVTTDLIQQYLDENKQLILAILDNQNNGKVEECERHQAKLQHNLMYLAAIADSQPPQTAPLSQYPSNLMMQPGPRYMPPQSGQMMSPQSLMAARSSMMYGHPSLSPLQQQQAAHGQLGMASGGGGGGGTTSGFNILHGEASMGGGGAGAGAGNSMMNAGMFSGFGRPGSGSGAKEGSSSLSVDVRGGASSGAQSGDGEYLKAGTEEEGS; encoded by the exons atgcagcagcagcagcacctgaTGCAGATGAACCAGAGCATGATTGGGGGCTACGCCTCCCCTACCGCGGTCACCACCGATCTCATCCAGCAG TACCTGGATGAGAACAAGCAGCTGATCCTGGCCATCCTCGACAACCAGAACAATGGGAAGGTGGAGGAGTGCGAACG GCACCAAGCCAAGCTCCAGCACAACCTCATGTACCTGGCGGCCATCGCAGACAGCCAGCCACCACAGACGGCACCGCTGTCACAG TACCCGTCCAACCTGATGATGCAGCCGGGCCCTCGGTACATGCCGCCGCAGTCGGGGCAGATGATGAGCCCGCAGTCGCTGATGGCGGCGCGGTCCTCCATGATGTACGGGCACCCGTCCCTGTCGccgctccagcagcagcaggcggcgcaCGGCCAGCTGGGCATGgcctcgggtggcggcggcggcggcggcacgactAGCGGGTTCAACATCCTCCACGGCGAGGCCAGCatgggcggcggtggtgcgggtGCCGGCGCCGGCAACAGCATGATGAACGCCGGCATGTTCTCGGGCTTCGGCCGCcctggcagcggcagcggcgccaaggaggggtcgagctcgctcTCGGTCGACGTCCGGGGCGGCGCCAGCTCCGGCGCGCAGAGCGGGGACGGCGAGTACCTGAAGGCCGGCACCGAGGAGGAAGGCAGTTAA